The following DNA comes from Streptomyces sp. NBC_00690.
TGCGGCGCGCGGGCTGCTGAAGGACGAGGCGCTGCGCTGGCCGAGCGGACGTACGACCCTGATCGACCTGGCGGTGCGCACCCACCGCAAGGACCCGTTCGTACTCTCCGATCTGGACGCACCCGGCTGGCTGGAGCGCTTCACCGCACAGGACCCCTCGCTGGCACCGGCCGGACATTCGCTCGTCCAAGGTCAACTGCCCATTGCTCCTGAGGAGTCGAAGGCGGACGGCATCCTGCACGCCGAATCCCTCTTGGACCTGGGCTTCCCTGGCTGGCGCGAACGGACGGTGTGGCGACGGGACGCACTGTCCCAGGGCCGCACCGGAGCACTCGACGCACCGGGAACGACCTGGCGGGACCGGCCGGCGATCGACCGCGGTGACGGTGTGTTTCTGGTCGGCGATCAGGTGGCGGCTCCCGGCGTCCTCTCGGAGGTGTCGTTCACCAGTGCCCTGTCGGCGGTGTCCCTGGCCATCCGGCATCCCGCCACGGGGGTTGACCTCAATCGAACTTGAGGTTGGAAGCTGGAGGCAGACCAGGGAACGACCACTCCAGGGGAGCCCACCATGCACGCCGTACGCCTCCACGCCTTCGGCCCCGCCGAGAACCTCCGCCACGAGCAGGTGGAGGACCCGCGCCCCGGTCCCGGCCAGGTGCGGATCACCGTCGAAGCGGCGGGCGTCCACTACCTCGACACCCTGCTGCGCACCGGGCTCGAAGGACACCCGGCGGCACCCGCCGCGCTGCCCAGCATCCCCGGCCGGGAGGTCGCAGGAACCGTCGACGCCGTGGGCGATGGCACCGACCACGACTGGCTCGGCAAGCGGGTGGTGGCCCATCTGGGGATGGCCCCGGGCGGCTATGCGGAACTCGCCGTCACCGATGCGACCAGGCTCCATGAGGTCCCGGCGACGATCGACGCCGCCGAAGCCGTCGCCATGATCGGCACCGGCCGTACGGTCATGGGCATCGTCCAGTTCACCGAGCTGGGCCCGGACGACGTGGTGATCGTTTCAGCGGCGGCGGGCGGCATCGGCACCCTCCTGGTCCAGTACGCCAAGAACGCCGGCGCCACCGTCATCGCCCTCGCTGGCGGCCCGTCCAAGGCCGCCCGGGCACTGGCGAACGGCGCCGACCTCGCACTCGACTACCGACGGCCCGAATGGGTCGAGCAGGCGCGCGACCACCTGGGCGACACCCGGGCCACCGTCGTCTTCGACGCGGTCGGCGGAGACATCGCCCGGCAAGCCGTCGACCTGCTCGGCAAGGGGGGCCGGCACCTCGTCTACGGCGGCTTCGGGGACGACGTGACCTTCACCGCCGATGAACTGATCGAGCGGGGCATCACATCCGAGACCGTCGTGGGACCGGCAATGATCGAAAAGGCGGGTGGGAACATCCGCGCGCTGGAGGAGCGATCCCTCACGGAGGCGGCGACCGGGCGGCTGCGCCCCGCGGTCCAGCGCTTCCCCCTCGCCGATGCGGCCGGCGCCCACCGCGCGTTGGAGACCCGCGGCACGGTCGGCAAGGTGGTGCTCGTCCCCTGATCACGGTCCCCGGGCCGACCGTGGGCGCTGCCGGCCCGCCCGGCGAACCCGGCTGGCTCGAAGGAAGCCCCGACGACCGGGGCCGCAGCCTCCCCGGACGTCTCGGAAACGGCGCCTAGTCCTTCTTGCCGAGCTTCCGCAGTGCGTCGTCCGTCAGCCGGTTCACGGTCCACTCGTCCATGGGCACCGCGCCGAGCGACCGATAGAAGTCGATCGACGGCTTGTTCCAGTCCAGGACCGACCACTCAAGCCGCTCATAGCCGCGCGCCACGCAGAGGCGGGCCAACTCCGCCAACAGAGCCTTCCCATGGCCGCCGCCACGGCTGTTCGGACGGACGTAGAGGTCTTCCAGATAGATCCCGTGCACCCCTCGCCAGGTGGAGAAGTTCAAGAACCAGAGCGCGAACCCGACCGTCTCACCAGCCTCGTTCACCGCGATGTGCGCATAGGCCGCGGGATTCTCGCCGAACAGTGCCTCACGGAGTTGGCCCTCCGTGGCATGAACCTCGTCCAGGGCTCTCTCATACTCGGCGAGTTCACACACCATGCGGTGGATCTCGGGAACATCTGTGGGCACAGCGGTACGAATCATAGGGCCGAGCCTGCCCTATTTTTTGATCAGCGAGCCAACAGTGTCCGAGCGATGGACAGCTGTTCGTCCTCCAGATCGGACTCGCCGTCCTCGATGGACCACAGGCTGTTCTGGAGCACGCGCCCCAGGACCCACGCCCGCGCCCGCTCGCGATCCAGATCCAGCGTCTCGGTGAGCAGATCGAACCGCCACTTCGTCTCGGCGGGGTCGAAGAGGTTGTCCAGCGCGGGCATCAGATCGAAGCCGGGGTCCCCGGCCAACGGCCTGGGATCGATGACGAGCCAGTCTTCCCGCTCGGCACCGAGAACGTTGTCGTAGTGCAGGTCCCAGTGCAGCAGCCGATCTCCGCTCTCATCCGCCACCTCCCGCACGGCGGCGGCGCAGTCCAGCAACACCCGGCGCCTGTCGTCGCGGAGGGGTTGCACCGCGTCGGGGACATCAGCGAGCATCCCGGCGGCGATGTCCTTGAGGGTGCGCATCCCCTCGGGTGCGGGCCCCGCCGTCAGACGGGCCAACAACTCCGCCAGGATGCGCACCGCCTCACGCTGGTCCGCCAGCGCTGACAGGGGGCGCCCGGAGTCGAGCCGTTCGAGCAGCAGCGTATTGGTGTCCGCGTCATGGTCAAGGAGTCGTACCGCCCCATCCCCGTCCCAGATGCGCAGGGCGACGGGCTCCCCCTCGCTCTCCTCGTCGAGCGCCTGGAGCTTGAGTGCGGCCGACGTGCCATCGGGCCGCTCCACCGGCAGGACCAGGGCGGCCATGCCGTGCATGGCCGGCCCCGTCACCCGCAGTTGCCAACGCTCCAGGAACTCGACCGCCCGTTGCGGCAGTACTTCGATGAAGGCACGCCCCGCTTCCCCTCCGTACTTGCGCTGTGAATTGGCCAGTGCTTCCGGTACCTCGATCATGCAGGCGATCGTATGGACACAGTGCCGACCCGCTCGCCCCATTTTCCGGCACCCGCACCAGGGCGCTCGGCCGTTGTGTTGCGTACAGTCGCCCGCAGACAACGGGCCCGAGCAGCACCTTCACGGCCATCGGATCACCGCAGCGCGAGTTAGAGCGGCAGGGACACCATGACCAGCACCACCGCGAACGGCGGAATCTCGTTCTGGTACGCCCGGGACGGTCTGCCCACTCCCCGTGAACCGCTGCCCGGGGACGCCTCGGCCGATGTGTGCATCGTCGGCGGTGGATACACCGGTCTCTGGACGGCCTACTACCTCAAGAAGGCCGCCCCCTTCCTGAACATCGTGGTCCTCGAAGGCAAGTTCTGCGGCTACGGGGCTTCGGGACGCAACGGCGGCTGGCTCTACAACGGCATCGCGGGGCGTGATCGCTACGCACGGCTGCACGGCCAGGACTCGGCGGTCCGGCTCCAGCGGGCCATGAACGACACCGTCGACGAGGTCATCCGGGTAGCGGCCGAGGAGGGCATCGACGCCGACGTCCACCGCGGCGGAGTGCTGGAGGTCGCCCACACCCCGGCCCAGGCAGCCCGGCTACGGGCGTACCACGCGGCCGAAGTCGCCTTCGGCGAGAAGGAACGCGTCCTGCTCGGCGCGCGGGAGACCGCCGAACGCATCCGGGTCAACGGCGCGATCGCCTCCTCGTGGACCCCGCACGGCGCCCGCGTGCAGCCAGTGAAACTGGTCAAGGGGCTGGCCGCGGCGGTGGAAGCGCTGGGCGTGACGATCCATGAGTCCACCCCCGTGACCGAGATCCGCCCCCGGCACGCGGTCACCCCCTACGGAACGGTCCGCGCCCCGTACATCCTGCGCTGCACCGAGGGGTTCACCGCCGCACTTAAGGGACAGCGGCGGGCCTGGCTCCCCATGAACTCCTCCATGATCGCCACCGAGCCGTTGCCGCCGGAGGTGTGGGCGACCATCGGCTGGGAGGGACGCGAAACACTCGGCGACATGGCACACGCCTACGTCTACGCCCAACGCACCGCCGACGACCGGATCGCACTTGGCGGCCGGGGCGTGCCCTACCGCTTCGGTTCCCGCACCGACCACGACGGCCGTACGCAGTCGGTGACGGTTGAGGCGCTGCGCGAGATGCTGGTGCGCCTCTTCCCCACCACCGCAGGTGTACGGATCGCCCACGCCTGGTCGGGCGTGCTCGGAGTGCCGCGCGACTGGTGCGCCACGGTCACCCTGGACCGCTCCACGGGACTCGGCTGGGCCGGCGGCTATGTGGGCTCCGGCGTCGCCACCGCCAATCTCGCCGGCCGCACCCTGCGCGATCTGATCCAACAGGACTCGGGACAGGCGGGCGCGACGGACCTCACCGCCCTGCCGTGGGTCGGCCACCGGGTCCGCAAGTGGGAGCCGGAGCCGCTGCGCTGGCTGGGCGTACAGACGATGTACGCGGCCTACCGGGGCGCCGACCGGCGCGAGTCGCAGGCCCGCAGCGCACGAACGGACCGGGTGGCACAGATCGCGGACCGCGTATCGGGCCGTCACTGAACGTCCGTGGGGTGCTTTCCATGCGGTGCTTCCCGTGGGGAGTCACGTCCTCCCCCACAGGAAGCGCCCCACGGGAACACGGATCAGCCGATGGATCGCATCAACCGGTGACGCAGCTCAGCGAGGCAACGCATCGACCGGTGAGGCGGGTCAGTCGGTGAACCGGGTCAGGATCCCGCCGAGGGGTTCCCAACCCTGCACGGACGGACCCCACGCACTCCCGTCCCACCACTTGTGGTGCAACGCCGAATCCGTACCGCGCACGAACAGATCCAGTCTGCCCGGCTCCCAGGCCACCGCTTCGGGCGAGCTGGTGCAGATCCCGCCCAGCGACTCCCAGCCCTGCACGGACGGACCCCACGCACTCCCGTCCCACCACTTGTGATGCAACGCCGAATCCGTACCGATCACAAAGACATCAAGCCGGTCGCGACCCCAGGAGACCGCAGCGGGCGTGCCGTTGCAGATCCCGCCCAGCGACTCCCAACCCTGCACGGACGGACCCCACGCACTCCCGTCCCACCACTTGTGATGCAACGCCGAATCCGTACCGACGACGAAGAGGTCGAGCCGATTCGGTCCCCAGGAGACCGCGGCGGGTGCTCCCATACAGATTCCGCCCAATGATTCCCAGCCGGTCGGCGACGGTCCCCAGGCACTCCCGTCCCACCACTTGTGGTAAAGCGCCGAGTCGGTTCCGACACTGAAGAGATCGAGCCGGTCCGCGCCCCAGGAAACCGCGACGGGATCACTCATGGAAATACCGCCGAGCGATTCCCAACCCTGTACCGAAGGGCCCCACGCATTTCCGTCCCACCACTTGTGGAAGATCGCGGAATCCGTGCCACGCACAAAGAGATCGAGCCGGTCGGGCGCCCAGGAGATCGCCTCGGGCGGACTCATACAGATTCCACCGAGCGACTCCCAGCCCTGCACGGACGGACCCCACGCACTCCCGTCCCACCACTTGTGATGCAACGCCGAATCCGTACCGATCACAAAGACGTCGAGTCGATCGTGGCCCCAGGAGAGCGCGGTGGGGCGGCTGGTGCAGATTCCACCGAGCGATTCCCAGCCCGGCACCGAGGGGCCCCAGGCGTTCCCGTCCCACCACTTGTGGAAGAGGGCGGAGTCGGTGCCGATACCGAAGGCGTCGAGCCGGGCCGACTCCCAGGAGACGACCGGCCCCGAAGAGGGCGAGGGTCCATACAGCGCCCGCACGGCGGCGATGTCATCGGTGCTCAGCCCGGTCCGCTGACCGATGACCGCCCCCGCCTGCGTGGGCACGACGGTGTCCTGCCCATTGCGGGAGAAGGCCGTGCGCGGGTAGTGCATGATCGAGCCGTAGTCGTACGGGCCCACGTCGTCCCCGTCGGCGATGTGCTGGTCGAAGTTGTGCTCGAAGCCCGGGCTGATGTTGGCCCAGACGATCGAGACGAACTGGTCGCGGTCCTCACGGCTCTGCTCATGCCAGAGCCCCACCGCATGGCCGATCTCGTGGATCGTGTTCCCGGTCGTACAGCCGGCGCCGAGCGTGATGTTCTGACCGCCGCGCTGGCGTCCGACGAAGGAGGAGCAGCCACCGCCCGGGACGAAGCGCACGAAGTCCGGGAAGCGGGCCGCGTTCGACGTGGTTCTCCGAACGAACCGGATGGAGGTGCGCCCCTGCCAGTGGGCGATCGCGTCGGTGACCCGCTGCTGATTGGGCAGCGCCGCATCGATCTCGAACGGCACCAGCGCGCCCGGCCAGCGAAATTCCCGCCCTGAGATGCTGACCGCGGACTGCGGCTTCGCATCGCCCTGCGCCTTCAGTTGCGCCGTACGCCGTTCGACGGCCTCGGCCGCGCCCAGGACGATGTCTCCTTCGAAGATCGCCTGCCCGTCGATTTCGACGTAACGAACGGGCTTGGCCTGAAAACTTGCTCCGTCGATCAGTGCGGTTTTAACCTCCCCCGAGGAACGGAATTCACCGTGGCCCTCTCCAGCAACACTGGTTTCCGCGTTGGACATGATTTCCCCCTGCCATTCGGCTTCTTGTCCGCGCACACCGCAAAATCGATTTGCGGAACGTACTGTGGAATATCAGTGCCAGCGGGGGCCGACAAGGGGGTGCGCGAGCGTATGCCGACCGTAGAAATCACGGTGCGCCTCGCGCCGGGAGCGAGCGCCCCCGGCGCGGCGATCACCTTGCGCGCCCAGGTGGAAGAAGTGGGTCCTGCGGACGCTCCGGCACGCGTGGTGGCTCGCGAGGTCGTCCGTGGAGTACTGCTGAACGAACCCCGGCAGTTGTCGCTGGAGGTGGCAGAGCCGAATCCCACCCGCCGCTACACGGTCCGGGTGCACGCCGATGTGGACGGCTCGGGCCTTGTGGCCGTGCACGACCTGGTCAGCACCCGCTCCCACCCGGTCCTCACTCTGGGCGGCCCGAACACGATCACGGTCGAGCTGAGCCCGGCATCACCCTGACCCAAGCGGACGGACAACGGACCACGGCGGAACGCACAGGGAGCAGTGGGGCACCTACGGACGTGCCGGGAGTACGAGGCCGAAGAAACAGCCGGGGCGCCTGATGCCAGAGCCCGCTTCGGACAGAAATATGTCCCGGGTCAGAGTGATCCGGGACACATCTGAAGACTTCCAGAGCCCCCTGTCGGATTCGAACCGACGACCTACGCATTACAAGTGCGTTGCTCTGGCCAGCTGAGCTAAGGAGGCAGCCGTAGCAGTGTAACCAACCGTGCGCCCTGGTCGACCGGGAATCTGGTTGCCTACGGCAGCTGACAGATCAGAAAAGGGCAGGTAGCGTCACCCCACGTCCGCACAGGTGGACTACACCAATCCTTTACTCGGATCGTCCGGCACGTTCCTGCCGGTGAAGGGAACCATCAGCATGGCCAGCGTCACGTTCGACAAGGCGACCCGCATCTACCCCGGCGGGGACAAGCCTGCGGTCGACCAGCTCCAGATCGAGATCGAAGACGGCGAGTTCCTCGTCCTCGTCGGCCCTTCCGGTTGTGGCAAGTCCACTTCCCTCCGGATGCTCGCCGGACTTGAGGACGTCAACGGCGGAGCGATCCGCATCGGCGACCGCGATGTCACGCATCTGCCGCCCAAGGACCGGGACATCGCCATGGTGTTCCAGAACTACGCGCTCTACCCGCACATGTCCGTCGCCGACAACATGGGCTTCGCGCTCAAGATCGCCGGCGTCAACAAGAGCGAGATCCGCAAGAAGGTCGAAGAGGCTGCCAAGATCCTCGACCTCAGCCCGTACCTCGACCGCAAGCCGAAGGCGCTCTCCGGCGGTCAGCGCCAGCGTGTGGCCATGGGCCGCGCCATCGTCCGTGAGCCGCAGGTCTTCCTCATGGACGAGCCGCTGTCGAACCTCGACGCCAAGCTCCGCGTCTCCACCCGTACCCAGATCGCCTCGCTCCAGCGGCGCCTGGGCATCACCACCGTGTACGTCACCCACGACCAGGTCGAGGCCCTCACCATGGGCGACCGGGTCGCGGTCCTCAAGGACGGTCTGCTCCAGCAGGTCGACTCCCCGCGCAACATGTACGACCGCCCGGCCAACCTCTTCGTCGCCGGCTTCATCGGCTCCCCCGCCATGAACCTGGTCGAGGTGCCGATCACCGACGGCGGCGTGAAGTTCGGCAACAGCGTGGTGCCGGTCTCCCGCGAAGCCCTGAGCGCCGCCGCCGACCGCGG
Coding sequences within:
- a CDS encoding zinc-binding dehydrogenase — translated: MHAVRLHAFGPAENLRHEQVEDPRPGPGQVRITVEAAGVHYLDTLLRTGLEGHPAAPAALPSIPGREVAGTVDAVGDGTDHDWLGKRVVAHLGMAPGGYAELAVTDATRLHEVPATIDAAEAVAMIGTGRTVMGIVQFTELGPDDVVIVSAAAGGIGTLLVQYAKNAGATVIALAGGPSKAARALANGADLALDYRRPEWVEQARDHLGDTRATVVFDAVGGDIARQAVDLLGKGGRHLVYGGFGDDVTFTADELIERGITSETVVGPAMIEKAGGNIRALEERSLTEAATGRLRPAVQRFPLADAAGAHRALETRGTVGKVVLVP
- a CDS encoding GNAT family N-acetyltransferase; its protein translation is MIRTAVPTDVPEIHRMVCELAEYERALDEVHATEGQLREALFGENPAAYAHIAVNEAGETVGFALWFLNFSTWRGVHGIYLEDLYVRPNSRGGGHGKALLAELARLCVARGYERLEWSVLDWNKPSIDFYRSLGAVPMDEWTVNRLTDDALRKLGKKD
- a CDS encoding aminoglycoside phosphotransferase family protein; this translates as MIEVPEALANSQRKYGGEAGRAFIEVLPQRAVEFLERWQLRVTGPAMHGMAALVLPVERPDGTSAALKLQALDEESEGEPVALRIWDGDGAVRLLDHDADTNTLLLERLDSGRPLSALADQREAVRILAELLARLTAGPAPEGMRTLKDIAAGMLADVPDAVQPLRDDRRRVLLDCAAAVREVADESGDRLLHWDLHYDNVLGAEREDWLVIDPRPLAGDPGFDLMPALDNLFDPAETKWRFDLLTETLDLDRERARAWVLGRVLQNSLWSIEDGESDLEDEQLSIARTLLAR
- a CDS encoding NAD(P)/FAD-dependent oxidoreductase, which produces MTSTTANGGISFWYARDGLPTPREPLPGDASADVCIVGGGYTGLWTAYYLKKAAPFLNIVVLEGKFCGYGASGRNGGWLYNGIAGRDRYARLHGQDSAVRLQRAMNDTVDEVIRVAAEEGIDADVHRGGVLEVAHTPAQAARLRAYHAAEVAFGEKERVLLGARETAERIRVNGAIASSWTPHGARVQPVKLVKGLAAAVEALGVTIHESTPVTEIRPRHAVTPYGTVRAPYILRCTEGFTAALKGQRRAWLPMNSSMIATEPLPPEVWATIGWEGRETLGDMAHAYVYAQRTADDRIALGGRGVPYRFGSRTDHDGRTQSVTVEALREMLVRLFPTTAGVRIAHAWSGVLGVPRDWCATVTLDRSTGLGWAGGYVGSGVATANLAGRTLRDLIQQDSGQAGATDLTALPWVGHRVRKWEPEPLRWLGVQTMYAAYRGADRRESQARSARTDRVAQIADRVSGRH
- the legP gene encoding Dot/Icm T4SS effector Zinc-dependent metalloprotease LegP; this translates as MSNAETSVAGEGHGEFRSSGEVKTALIDGASFQAKPVRYVEIDGQAIFEGDIVLGAAEAVERRTAQLKAQGDAKPQSAVSISGREFRWPGALVPFEIDAALPNQQRVTDAIAHWQGRTSIRFVRRTTSNAARFPDFVRFVPGGGCSSFVGRQRGGQNITLGAGCTTGNTIHEIGHAVGLWHEQSREDRDQFVSIVWANISPGFEHNFDQHIADGDDVGPYDYGSIMHYPRTAFSRNGQDTVVPTQAGAVIGQRTGLSTDDIAAVRALYGPSPSSGPVVSWESARLDAFGIGTDSALFHKWWDGNAWGPSVPGWESLGGICTSRPTALSWGHDRLDVFVIGTDSALHHKWWDGSAWGPSVQGWESLGGICMSPPEAISWAPDRLDLFVRGTDSAIFHKWWDGNAWGPSVQGWESLGGISMSDPVAVSWGADRLDLFSVGTDSALYHKWWDGSAWGPSPTGWESLGGICMGAPAAVSWGPNRLDLFVVGTDSALHHKWWDGSAWGPSVQGWESLGGICNGTPAAVSWGRDRLDVFVIGTDSALHHKWWDGSAWGPSVQGWESLGGICTSSPEAVAWEPGRLDLFVRGTDSALHHKWWDGSAWGPSVQGWEPLGGILTRFTD
- a CDS encoding YbaY family lipoprotein, with translation MPTVEITVRLAPGASAPGAAITLRAQVEEVGPADAPARVVAREVVRGVLLNEPRQLSLEVAEPNPTRRYTVRVHADVDGSGLVAVHDLVSTRSHPVLTLGGPNTITVELSPASP
- a CDS encoding ABC transporter ATP-binding protein produces the protein MASVTFDKATRIYPGGDKPAVDQLQIEIEDGEFLVLVGPSGCGKSTSLRMLAGLEDVNGGAIRIGDRDVTHLPPKDRDIAMVFQNYALYPHMSVADNMGFALKIAGVNKSEIRKKVEEAAKILDLSPYLDRKPKALSGGQRQRVAMGRAIVREPQVFLMDEPLSNLDAKLRVSTRTQIASLQRRLGITTVYVTHDQVEALTMGDRVAVLKDGLLQQVDSPRNMYDRPANLFVAGFIGSPAMNLVEVPITDGGVKFGNSVVPVSREALSAAADRGDTTVTVGVRPEHFDVVEHNGAAARSLSKDSQDAPAGLAISVNVVEELGADGFVYGSAEVGGEYKDLVVRVGGRSVPDKGAELHVVPRPDELHVFATSTGERLTN